Proteins encoded together in one Diabrotica undecimpunctata isolate CICGRU chromosome 3, icDiaUnde3, whole genome shotgun sequence window:
- the LOC140436244 gene encoding uncharacterized protein, whose amino-acid sequence MATVPCQLVILTEDPVHFPIETAFLIIKELFVYGVKEVSLKGSKIFVSLSYTPNSKSLKKKFGNLPVRYMRTKVKTEQEFQILENVVKRYRFNLLDDELEEFERHQQVQKQLGLKRPLYIQEAPDEASTSSKKQRTVPPSTIVHIEEECDENDLNIDHFLSQRT is encoded by the exons ATGGCAACAGTACCCTGTCAGTTGGTAATTTTAACTGAAGATCCGGTTCATTTTCCTATTGAAACGGCTTTCCTTATTATAAAGGAATTGTTTGT ATATGGTGTCAAAGAGGTGTCTCTTAAGGGAAGTAAAATATTTGTGAGTCTCAGCTATACACCCAATAGCAAAAGTCTTAAAAAGAAATTTGGGAATCTTCCGGTTCGGTATATGAGGACCAAAGTAAAGACAGAGCAAGAATTCCAAATTTTAGAGAATGTCGTAAAACGATACAGATTTAACTTGTTGGACGATGAATTGGAAGAGTTTGAGCGACATCAACAAGTCCAAAAGCAACTTGGGTTGAAGAGACCACTATACATACAAGAGGCACCGGATGAGGCCTCAACATCAAGCAAGAAGCAAAGAACGGTTCCTCCAAGTACAATAGTACATATAGAAGAAGAATGTGATGAGAATGATCTGAATATAGATCATTTTCTAAGTCAAAGGACATAA